The Candidatus Polarisedimenticolia bacterium genome has a segment encoding these proteins:
- a CDS encoding AMP-binding protein has protein sequence MTPSARRNLLTYIEDLPRFGGREAYLWKDGVRWRRRTYGELHRRSLACAEALGAAGLKPGDPVLIQGPDGADWVEALFGTLHAGGIAVPLDPDSPGDLRARIAAKAGARLLVAPAQLAPPDGVTRIETGSWGARSAPAPARGAPARPAPDPGPDDRAFVMFTSGTTGDPRGVILTHGNLVSDFAPIERGYLKWAPLIRPVGALRFLSTLPLSHMFGQAMNVFLGLSMGLTIVLVPPRPLEVIEASRRFSAWGLFTVPRLLDLLGAEVRRALHAAGRLEACERRQQRVADWPFYLQAPLLWPIQRLLGWRLRIIVSGGARLPEEVDLFWRRSGYLVVQGYGLTETAPIISVSSPFDRRAGSVGRPLAVQEVKLGPEGEILVRGPNVTPGYLGEGREADGEGWLKTGDVGAFDARGRLTIRGRLKEVIVTPEGENVHPGDVEAAFAGAPGVRGVSVLGLPLARGERVHAALLMERGADPQAAVTAANERLLPKQRVRGHTVWPEDDFPRTATGKVRRGLMRDRIVLLERDGAAGPGGTAAGFSAVRRLLASLARVAPETLRDDTRLVEGLGFASLDLVELAAAFEEEFGARLPEGRLGEATVLDLERLAAMAVSAGGTSRPGVGAPPPARLPGPGGAPDATPAPTDLLALESRGSLRMPRWTRLLPVRLARRAIEECLMIPFIRFYARPRIAGLEHLRDARPPCLFVANHRSYMDTGLFKATLPRALRGRIAPGMTTRYHRVFYGEAEGGPARHMKEWTQVRLVEFFFNAWPLPETAGLRASLAYAGELMDEGFSILIFPEGRHVPGPDMEPFRKGIGIFARELRAPVVPAFIEGTAQVLPDGRYWPRFGRTRLVIGPPLAIDPGTDAAVATAQIEAAVRRLRPAP, from the coding sequence ATGACGCCGTCCGCGCGCCGCAATCTCCTGACGTACATCGAGGATCTGCCGCGTTTCGGCGGCCGCGAAGCCTACCTCTGGAAGGACGGCGTCCGCTGGCGCCGCCGCACCTACGGCGAGCTGCACCGGCGCTCCCTCGCCTGCGCGGAGGCGCTCGGCGCCGCCGGGCTGAAGCCGGGAGACCCGGTCCTCATCCAGGGGCCCGACGGCGCCGACTGGGTGGAGGCGCTCTTCGGGACGCTTCATGCGGGAGGGATCGCCGTCCCCCTCGATCCCGATTCCCCCGGCGACCTGCGCGCCCGGATCGCGGCCAAGGCGGGCGCGCGCCTTCTCGTCGCCCCCGCGCAGCTCGCGCCACCGGACGGCGTCACGCGGATCGAAACAGGTTCGTGGGGGGCGCGGAGCGCCCCGGCTCCCGCGCGAGGAGCTCCGGCCCGTCCCGCGCCCGACCCCGGCCCCGACGACCGCGCCTTCGTGATGTTCACGTCCGGCACGACCGGCGATCCCCGGGGCGTGATCCTGACCCACGGGAACCTGGTCTCCGATTTCGCGCCGATCGAGCGTGGCTACCTCAAGTGGGCGCCACTCATCCGGCCGGTCGGAGCCCTGCGCTTCCTCTCCACCCTCCCCCTGTCGCACATGTTCGGCCAGGCGATGAACGTGTTCCTCGGCCTGAGCATGGGGCTCACCATCGTGCTGGTCCCCCCGCGACCCCTGGAGGTCATCGAGGCCTCGCGGCGCTTCTCCGCCTGGGGCCTGTTCACCGTGCCGCGGCTGCTCGACCTCCTGGGGGCCGAGGTGCGTCGCGCGCTCCACGCCGCCGGCAGGCTCGAAGCATGCGAGAGGCGCCAGCAGCGCGTGGCCGACTGGCCGTTCTATCTCCAGGCGCCGCTCCTCTGGCCGATCCAGCGGCTGCTCGGCTGGCGGCTCCGGATCATCGTCTCGGGGGGCGCCCGGCTCCCGGAGGAGGTGGACCTCTTCTGGCGGCGCAGCGGCTACCTGGTGGTGCAGGGGTACGGGCTGACCGAGACCGCCCCGATCATCTCGGTGTCGAGCCCGTTCGACCGGCGCGCCGGCAGCGTCGGCCGCCCGCTCGCGGTGCAGGAGGTGAAGCTCGGGCCCGAGGGGGAAATCCTGGTTCGCGGGCCGAACGTCACACCCGGCTACCTGGGAGAGGGGCGCGAGGCGGACGGTGAGGGCTGGCTCAAGACCGGCGACGTCGGCGCATTCGACGCGCGCGGGCGCCTGACGATCCGCGGTCGGCTGAAGGAGGTCATCGTCACCCCCGAAGGGGAGAACGTGCATCCAGGCGACGTCGAGGCGGCCTTCGCCGGCGCCCCGGGCGTGCGCGGCGTGTCCGTCCTGGGCCTGCCGCTCGCGCGCGGCGAGCGGGTCCACGCGGCGCTCCTGATGGAGCGCGGCGCCGACCCGCAGGCGGCGGTCACCGCGGCCAACGAGCGGCTCCTGCCGAAGCAGCGCGTCCGCGGCCACACCGTCTGGCCGGAGGACGATTTCCCGCGCACCGCCACCGGCAAGGTCCGCCGGGGTCTCATGCGCGATCGCATCGTCCTCCTCGAGCGCGACGGCGCCGCCGGGCCGGGCGGCACGGCGGCGGGGTTCTCGGCGGTGCGGCGCCTGCTCGCCTCCCTGGCGCGCGTCGCGCCCGAAACCCTGCGGGACGACACGCGCCTCGTCGAGGGGCTCGGCTTCGCCAGCCTCGACCTCGTGGAGCTGGCGGCCGCCTTCGAGGAGGAGTTCGGCGCACGTCTCCCCGAAGGACGCCTAGGAGAAGCCACCGTCCTCGATCTGGAGCGGCTGGCCGCCATGGCCGTCTCCGCCGGCGGCACGTCGCGGCCAGGCGTCGGCGCGCCCCCGCCGGCCCGCCTCCCGGGACCGGGCGGGGCGCCGGACGCCACTCCGGCCCCGACGGACCTCCTGGCCCTCGAGAGCCGGGGCTCCCTGAGGATGCCGCGCTGGACGCGCCTCCTGCCGGTGCGCCTCGCCCGTCGCGCGATCGAGGAATGCCTGATGATCCCGTTCATCCGCTTCTACGCGCGGCCGCGGATCGCCGGGCTCGAGCATCTGCGGGATGCGCGGCCGCCCTGCCTGTTCGTGGCAAACCACCGCAGCTACATGGATACCGGCCTCTTCAAGGCGACGCTCCCCCGGGCGCTCCGCGGCCGGATCGCCCCCGGCATGACGACGCGGTACCACCGCGTGTTCTACGGCGAAGCGGAGGGCGGGCCGGCCCGCCACATGAAGGAATGGACCCAGGTGCGCCTCGTGGAGTTCTTCTTCAACGCCTGGCCGCTGCCGGAGACGGCCGGCCTCCGCGCCAGTCTCGCGTACGCCGGCGAGCTCATGGACGAGGGCTTCTCGATCCTCATCTTTCCGGAGGGACGGCACGTTCCCGGGCCCGACATGGAGCCCTTCCGCAAGGGGATCGGCATCTTCGCCCGCGAGCTGCGCGCGCCCGTCGTGCCGGCGTTCATCGAGGGGACGGCCCAGGTCCTGCCCGACGGGCGCTACTGGCCGCGCTTCGGCAGGACCCGCCTGGTCATCGGTCCGCCGCTCGCGATCGATCCGGGCACCGATGCGGCCGTGGCCACGGCGCAGATCGAGGCCGCCGTCCGCCGGCTGCGTCCCGCTCCCTGA
- a CDS encoding threonine/serine dehydratase yields MDLKTEITAAETRIRPYVRETPVDESPALGQAAGARVLLKMEHLQLTGSFKLRGAMNRLLSLTPDEKAEGIVTASSGNHGAAVAYGLKALGCPGVIFVPENASPAKVANIRAYGAEVRTHATDSGITEMFARRHAQETARVYVSPYNDPLVVAGQGTIGAELARQVDRIDALFVALGGGGLISGIAGYLKSGGAPVEVIACSPENSAVMHHSVAAGRILEMESKPTLSDGTAGAVEPGAITLDLCRRFVDRYVLVSETEIRDAMRLVIDRHHTLIEGAAGVAVAGFLKEKERFAGRSVVIVLCGANISRDRLKDVL; encoded by the coding sequence ATGGACCTCAAGACCGAAATCACCGCGGCCGAAACGCGGATCCGCCCGTACGTGCGCGAGACCCCGGTCGACGAGTCCCCCGCGCTCGGCCAGGCCGCGGGGGCGCGCGTCCTGCTGAAGATGGAGCACCTCCAGCTCACCGGCTCGTTCAAGCTGCGGGGGGCGATGAACCGGCTCCTGTCCCTGACGCCGGACGAGAAGGCGGAGGGGATCGTGACCGCCTCCTCCGGCAACCACGGCGCGGCGGTGGCGTACGGCCTGAAGGCCCTCGGCTGCCCCGGCGTCATCTTCGTCCCGGAGAACGCCTCGCCGGCGAAGGTGGCCAACATCCGAGCCTACGGCGCCGAGGTGCGCACGCACGCCACAGACTCGGGGATCACGGAGATGTTCGCGCGCCGCCACGCGCAGGAAACCGCCAGGGTCTACGTCTCGCCGTACAACGATCCTCTGGTCGTGGCGGGGCAGGGGACGATCGGCGCGGAGCTGGCCCGGCAGGTGGACCGCATCGATGCCTTGTTCGTGGCGCTCGGCGGCGGCGGGCTGATCTCCGGAATCGCGGGGTATCTCAAGTCGGGCGGCGCCCCCGTCGAGGTCATCGCCTGCTCGCCGGAGAACTCCGCCGTCATGCACCACTCGGTCGCGGCCGGGCGGATCCTCGAGATGGAGTCGAAGCCGACCCTCTCCGACGGCACGGCCGGGGCGGTCGAGCCGGGGGCGATCACGCTCGATCTCTGCCGCCGCTTCGTCGATCGCTACGTCCTCGTCTCGGAAACCGAAATCAGGGACGCGATGCGCCTGGTCATCGACCGGCACCACACCCTGATCGAGGGGGCCGCCGGTGTGGCGGTCGCCGGCTTCCTCAAGGAGAAGGAGCGGTTCGCCGGCAGGAGCGTCGTCATCGTTCTGTGCGGTGCGAACATCTCCCGAGACCGTCTGAAGGACGTCCTCTAG